ctcctgctttgctgcaagtgttgtgctgcacccacagtgtgaaaagctgcagttggtggcacaccttgtgacacaagctgcacctcgttctccgggaaaggttcttggaaaaagcaaacagtactgaggagaagattctggaaaaactgaaagagcttttaagaaattaaatgaaaattgaaacaattcaagacgtttttctcgatttgtttttatgctccccttttccatcttgcactagttgtccatcccattaattccaaacagatctcacttctaagatcacttctaagatccatgagttggcaagtttaagacattttaagataccatgacctacacacactttggcttcccctgtttttcttggaaatcaatgctggagaggtaagtgcagtgcttgggtcaggtagaaattctgcattcagggaatgcgctctgagagtgtttgaccctcagcagggacaatgcacagcagtgactgaggggattcctgagccactgtgcaggagtccagactctggctcttggctgaactcggcaaagttcccgtgtttggacaggctcaggggctgccctcggggaacgtggggctcggggcgggggcgagcgggcaacggacaaacggacacggggacaaacggtcccggagcttcagttgcagcagcggcagcagcagcgacaaAAGAAACTTTagattctcttctcctctccctctcccgctgccccgtacctctcccgctctccctttcccgccgtccctctcctctccccgcctccctctccccgtgccgggctgggccatgcccccggcccgcccccggccccgggcggggctgccccgtgcccgcccccggccgtcccgccgccgcctggcctcagcccggctctggccgtgctggcgctggcgctgctgggcgggcgtcaatgcctggggctggggcggcttcgccggcttttggctccgcctggcccggccccggccccggccccggccccggccccggctcctcccggggcccgcggaggacacaggcggcgttgcctctcccgccgcctccgctgcggcttgcccggcccgagctccgccgctcggcagcgcagccgccggccccgagcctcccGTGCCGCGTTCCAAAAaccgaacgccgggggatggccgggccggggcgggtgaggggcgctcgggggccgttgctggccccgggccgagcgctgacagccgcgtcccgcccgcagggaaggcgcaggaggccctgcaggagcggtaccgcctgggttccctgctggggcgcGGAGGATTCGGCAGCGTGTGCTCggcaacgcggctctcggacggcgccccggtgagcggcggggccggcggcgggcggaggaggagggggtgcaggaggaggaggaggaagatggggctgggcagggcgggcgTTGAGCTGAGCCCactgctccccttggcttgcaggtcgccatcaaaagggtgccacggaaccgcatccggcactggagcgagctggtgagtgagccgggacagcgggagaagccgggccgtgccgggcggggatGAGCCGAGCCCCGGCATGGTGGAAGCCACCAGGACGTCTCGAGGGGGagcgggcgtggggccagcgcagggcgcagagcatcccgggctggctgaggggttgcccagccctggcccggcatcggccccactgacggcatcgtgctcctcccgcagcccgacggcaccagcgctcccctggaggttgtgctgcaggacaaggtgtccactggCTTCCCCGGTGTCGTaaagctgctggagtggcttgagctccccagcgacatagtgatggtgctggagcggccagagcagtctcaggacctcctgcatttcattcgggcacgggggttcctgcgcgaggaggtggcgcggccgctgttccgccaggtgctggaggccgtgcggcactgcaccagctgcggggtcctgcaccgcgacatcaaaccagcgaacatcctggttgacctggccaccgggcaggctaagctgattgactttggctgtggcacctacctgcaagacacagcctacactcactttgcaggtgagcctacacagggctgtgctcccgctcctggcatctcatgACCCAACATCTCTCAGCCCAAGCTGgctgtggcagcggggattctcccttttgctgccactcaggggactgaatctgcagctgagttgctttagagcaggggtgggtggggagccagcttccagccctgctggcagcctttgcccaccactgtgcccaggactggggctgggctggggcagccagcctgacaaaaacagccgtgggtgagggtagcagagagggaggttggaacctgtgtcccagccagtttgtgtgcaggcaagaggaagggtttggactgctccacttgccctgtttgtcttggctttataatatgtttggggcaatgcaggcagggagaatgagggcatggtttttccccagcacgcagtgggtatttcctttgcatgtcttggtcaggcctagccagggcttccactgtccccttcccacaccagtggcttcttttgcaatcccaagtttgtacaccagtcccaggtgctggtgagaggacagtggtcaccctgtgtgccactgatgcagccctcgcctgcccagggatgctggggccaggctctgggagcagcagcatccccctgatgacctccatctgtattccacaggaacaccatcatacagccccccggaatggacccgctttggctggtaccatggcgagccagctaccatctggtccctgggcatcctgctgcacgagatggtctgtgggaagatgcctttcaggaggggctggaacttcagctggggccagctctcactgccacaacggctctctccaggtggatcctcttctctgggcatgggtgcaataccagtgctgggagacggcagcgggctcgggagcgttccgctctggcagctgctgaggaggtggcacatgtcctgctctcccccaaaaccaagaattgatgggaaagttcaggcccagctttgagcgcatccagcatggcctaggcatgggaatagtggggcaaaaccaacaggagccttctccagctgacgggcagtttctggtttctctccccagagtgccaaaatctgatcgggtggtgtttatccatgcaccccttggccagaccctcattagaagaggtgttcagtcatccttggatgcaggatattcctctgccctagaagaagggagagagccacaggcacactttgatccagggccctggtaagttacagctgcactcatgccttggcaatgagaagcaaaggaacccagcctgtgtcactgcaccagggtcatgggatgggaacacgcagcccttgtgctggagctgagctgctctgcccagccctggtggctgttatccaagcaggttttgcttgtcctggttccctgacagctggggccctgggcagagctctgacagcctggtctcaccccagggaaggagaaggagcccctggagaagctgtaccaggtggggctgctgctgcaggagacagcgaggatgacatgaaggatgacaacctcttcctcaacctggccaccagcagttgaaggtgatgcactatgattgtggcaccttcttcaaagccaaactccacagggagtttgcagatgagtccacatgtggggaaatgctcccagatttgggtattgcccagcctggctgggaagcaaaagTTGCCCCTTTGCTGGGGCAGATGGAACTAAATCTTCAGTCAGCTGcacagctgcttttttggcagggctggtgggatgggctggggtaggtacgaaatgggagtgggctcctggccctgccaacagcccccagcacccaccatgccccgggctggggctggggctggggcagccagcccgacacaaacccccgtggtgggagcagaggtgggactccagaacctgtgcaggggctgctttgctgtgaagGCAAGGAaggccttgggctgctccactgtccttgtttgctttgggatcatggttattttgggggccagtgcagagggaaagagagaaagtgtGGACCTCCCTCACCCATGGCTGGATTTTTCACTAGCATGTAGgggttgggccttcctcaaggTCCTGACAGAGCTAAGAGTTTtgacctttcttcttcttttccctttttgtctctaacctcttttcaacaatttgcttgttttttctagaggaagcattctaggtggtccagtctggattgggaagtgcttgggaccagctgcagcgTGGATGGGctgtgcccttggagcaggctgaggacatcatttgggaccagcttttcttccagccgtggatggcgtgaggtgggtgcccgtctgcttggcagggtgggatcagaacttttgggagatggcagcgagcacaggagcatcctgctctgggcagctgctgagggctggatgtgccatggctggctgcaggctgggcacatgtcctgccctcctgccctgctcccaaaggcagcactgatgggcagctctgggcacagctctgagcccggccagcacggcctgggcactgtgggcagctgggactaggggacaggagccctcagctgacgggcagtttctgctttctctccttgcagccaggctctgcggatgctgaggctgctctgggctctggcagggctctgctggagctcagcaccgggctggaatcagccaaagaagaaatggtgtcacctgcagcacagacttgcttgagcattttgacaacgcagctcaagtttgcagcgtggacacctccaagggaaaacatgacacctcccaaaaattaaaattgttcaataccttctgaaatcaaatcaatctgggatgactccaaatgacatttttcagcttgctcaagatgtagctcagcccttctctgaacagttctctcccccacctgccttttacttctcaactgctcccttttttcccccagtgaattcccagcccatcgcAGTCTCCTTtacttgctggccttccgtgttgcccctgaccacaaggaaggccgagccccaggtttagggactcgtgctgtcactggctgaggagcagcaatgtctcagaggtccagtgggattttagtgtcattcagagccactctccagccctcagctctcttcactgctgagttcccactcccttttcttcatccttgcagcaggatgagctctgtgaatccccttgagcctccccactcttcccagcccacgcagccacctcagtgaggctgaagctcaagcttctctgtctcctctggcacaccagtccagtcccctgtgtggggagccccagtcccagagcacagcacacagcagtgcagtccaggctggagcagctgccctgcagccctggcttggctgtttgtggcagctgaatgctccctgtttccagctgtccctgcaggatggccccggggcagagcccagccgggctcccactgcagcccctggagcttggggcagacagtgctcccagagctgaggttcatggggagcacccggagctgtgcctcgcactcagtgctggcaagtggtgtgttctcatctcctgcagcctgaggggaaaacaacctgtgctgccaggccagcactgcccctctgggcagggacaatgctgaagggctttcccattccagaggagctggtacTGAatcttggcagggcctggcagggctggagccaggtctggcctgctgtccaggactcgctgcccaccaaccgcccccacccaccacgctccatcctccaggacagaagggtctgtgtgtgccaggggctcttggatgtctctgtatccatggacagaaggctctgtgtgtgccaggggctcttggatgtctctttatccatggacagaaggctctgtgtgtgccaggggctcctggATGTCTCCGTATCCATgtacagaaggctctgtgtgtgccaggggctcttggatgtctgtgcatccatggacagaaggctctgtctgtgccagggtttccataatgtctctgtacccatgggtatgggatgaacatggacagtgaaagtgtcagtcatgttgcttgcacactccttcctttttacacaagacaaatccatgcacacccccacatattggtatatCAATAGGATAGGAATGGATAGAGACTTCacacagagctctaactttggcataactcaccctttagccagagaccaggggattttttccccagctctgtgtgagaagatgtccaagagctgaaggagcagcattcagaagcagtttcaggatttctacgccggaagtggagctcacaaccatccatataacttgccatattcattgggatgggctgctgcttctttaggaatatggcccaatgcagacatgagacttggaaaaatcccagctctctgtgggtttgtgtaaaagggggagcagcacaaacactttgtgcctgcctgggggacacaaggtccaaggagctttggtggcaggtgaagttccattccatTACATcccagagtggcacaggacaaagatcCAAGCACTCCaaaccccactgatgaagtctTTGTGATGCagcacatcctctaggaaaagctgttGTCAGACAATctattgggatttataactttcatttgcaacactttaaatccaaatttcaaactgcaatatttttacactcaagacacagtaatgcataaatgcataatagatctttcaatttcctattgattccaTCACAATTTAgaataacataatattgcaaacaaaaccctgaatgtttttaaaaagggatgctgaggtcagtaagatgaatccatgccatcagaacatttacagagtaactgatttctcttcttaaaaagaTCAGTTGCCTCTGAATCCAAACTTACCGAAGATTTTCagtacacatttgttttttggttttatctttcatattttttcttttcttttttgtccagtttttttaacagagaactccctgtccatggggagcttccagatggaaaaggctgctgtggccaggca
This genomic window from Passer domesticus isolate bPasDom1 chromosome 23, bPasDom1.hap1, whole genome shotgun sequence contains:
- the LOC135285341 gene encoding serine/threonine-protein kinase pim-1-like, translating into MRHHKTKGTPNKSGWFDLPGTLNGPADLGKAQEALQERYRLGSLLGRGGFGSVCSATRLSDGAPVAIKRVPRNRIRHWSELPDGTSAPLEVVLQDKVSTGFPGVVKLLEWLELPSDIVMVLERPEQSQDLLHFIRARGFLREEVARPLFRQVLEAVRHCTSCGVLHRDIKPANILVDLATGQAKLIDFGCGTYLQDTAYTHFAGTPSYSPPEWTRFGWYHGEPATIWSLGILLHEMVCGKMPFRRGWNFSWGQLSLPQRLSPGGSSSLGMGAIPVLGDGSGLGSVPLWQLLRRWHMSCSPPKPRIDGKVQAQL